The proteins below come from a single Frondihabitans peucedani genomic window:
- a CDS encoding DUF2254 domain-containing protein, whose product MRFFVLRARESFWFLPAVFGIAAVVLAELLVTVDQVLIDHGTRIPFLDALSASAGRSILSIIGTSMLTVAGTSFSITISVLATTSSTYGPRLVRNFLADRANQIVLAVFTSTFLYALVVLRAVRSETDQGSGFVPTLATHLAVVFGVLDVAVLVFFIHHIADSVQITTLQKRVQNDLLAAINLIYPEDVADDTTTATRQPALIDTAPVPSKSDGYVQQIDLDELRDIAKDAGCVLDVVAMPGTFVIPGDPLVRVSPADKITDVLKKVQEAFTFGTARTPHQDVRFALQQLVEVAVRGLASGTNDPYTAVTALDLASTALIPLLTRPPSATALTDGDTATVMVKWPAPDDLIRDVFAGVTTYGLEHPLVIDAATRLAHRLLETAPNSTELILRDALATLNSSRS is encoded by the coding sequence ATGCGCTTTTTTGTTCTCCGCGCCCGGGAATCGTTTTGGTTTCTCCCTGCCGTCTTCGGGATCGCCGCCGTCGTCCTCGCGGAGCTCCTCGTAACCGTCGACCAGGTCCTCATCGACCACGGCACCCGAATCCCGTTCCTCGATGCACTCAGCGCCTCCGCGGGCAGGAGCATCCTGTCGATTATCGGCACCTCCATGCTGACCGTCGCCGGCACCTCGTTCTCCATCACGATCTCCGTCCTGGCGACCACCTCCTCCACCTACGGGCCACGGCTGGTGCGGAACTTCCTCGCCGACCGCGCCAACCAGATCGTGCTGGCAGTGTTCACCTCCACGTTCCTCTACGCTCTCGTCGTCCTCCGCGCGGTCCGGTCCGAGACCGACCAGGGCAGCGGTTTCGTGCCCACCCTTGCGACCCATCTCGCCGTCGTTTTCGGGGTGCTGGACGTGGCGGTGCTGGTGTTCTTTATCCACCACATCGCCGATTCCGTGCAGATCACCACCCTGCAAAAACGGGTCCAAAACGACCTGCTGGCAGCCATCAATCTCATCTACCCAGAAGACGTCGCTGACGACACCACCACCGCTACCCGCCAGCCGGCACTCATCGACACAGCACCGGTCCCGTCGAAATCCGACGGATACGTCCAACAGATCGACCTCGACGAGCTGCGGGACATCGCCAAAGACGCCGGTTGTGTCCTCGACGTCGTCGCGATGCCAGGAACCTTCGTCATCCCCGGAGACCCTCTCGTCCGCGTCTCCCCCGCCGACAAAATCACAGATGTCCTGAAGAAGGTGCAGGAAGCGTTCACGTTCGGGACCGCCCGGACGCCGCATCAGGATGTCCGCTTCGCGTTGCAGCAGCTCGTCGAAGTCGCCGTCCGCGGCCTCGCCTCCGGAACCAACGACCCCTACACTGCCGTCACCGCCCTCGACCTCGCCAGCACCGCCCTCATCCCGCTTCTCACCCGGCCACCCTCCGCCACCGCCCTCACCGACGGCGACACCGCCACGGTGATGGTGAAGTGGCCGGCACCGGACGACCTCATTCGAGACGTCTTCGCGGGCGTCACGACGTATGGGCTCGAGCATCCCCTCGTCATCGACGCCGCTACCCGCCTGGCTCACCGGCTCCTCGAGACCGCCCCTAACTCCACCGAACTCATCCTCAGGGACGCTCTCGCGACGCTGAATTCTTCTCGCTCCTGA
- a CDS encoding ROK family protein → MSTTAMTIVGVDVGGTNIEVGAVDPDHHVLDRAKAATPETGPEDVIATIVDLVRSLDASPTAIGVGIPGVIHEGHALTVPNLIGWTENVDLIGPLTKQLGVPVTLGNDANVGLLGEWVAGAAHGGKNILGLWMGTGVGGGLILDGRPYTGTRGAAGEIGHVIVQAGGALCTCGRRGCAEAYAGRRSMRGVATAMVDAGWKTSLFDIRDDEHKTKLTSKVWAHALDGKDPLAVKLFDTAIETLGVALGSTNNLLDLDRVVVGGGLAEKLGQDLADRLHTAAEPWMLQPSPDLQFVVSTLQDDAGVVGAAALARAALINP, encoded by the coding sequence ATGAGCACAACAGCCATGACCATCGTCGGCGTCGACGTCGGCGGCACGAACATCGAAGTCGGCGCCGTCGACCCTGACCACCACGTCCTCGACCGCGCCAAAGCCGCCACACCCGAGACAGGCCCGGAAGATGTGATCGCTACCATCGTCGACCTCGTGCGCTCCCTCGACGCCTCCCCCACCGCCATCGGGGTCGGAATCCCCGGCGTCATCCACGAAGGACACGCCCTCACCGTCCCCAACCTGATCGGCTGGACAGAGAACGTCGACCTCATCGGCCCGCTGACGAAGCAACTCGGCGTCCCGGTGACGCTCGGGAATGATGCCAATGTCGGCCTTCTCGGGGAATGGGTCGCCGGTGCTGCGCATGGTGGGAAGAACATCCTCGGACTGTGGATGGGAACCGGTGTCGGTGGCGGCTTGATCCTCGACGGGCGCCCTTACACCGGGACCCGCGGTGCAGCCGGTGAGATCGGGCACGTGATCGTCCAAGCTGGCGGAGCACTGTGCACCTGCGGCAGGCGCGGTTGCGCCGAAGCGTATGCCGGGCGGCGATCCATGCGGGGCGTTGCCACCGCGATGGTCGACGCTGGCTGGAAAACGTCCCTGTTCGACATCCGCGACGACGAACACAAAACGAAACTCACCTCCAAAGTCTGGGCCCACGCCCTCGACGGCAAAGACCCGCTCGCGGTCAAACTCTTCGACACCGCCATCGAGACCCTCGGAGTCGCACTCGGTTCCACGAACAACCTCCTCGACCTGGACCGGGTCGTCGTAGGCGGCGGGCTCGCCGAGAAACTCGGCCAAGACCTCGCGGACCGCCTCCACACGGCCGCCGAGCCGTGGATGCTGCAACCCAGTCCCGATCTGCAGTTCGTCGTCTCGACCCTCCAGGATGATGCCGGTGTCGTCGGCGCCGCAGCCCTTGCCCGGGCCGCGCTCATCAACCCCTGA
- a CDS encoding DUF2185 domain-containing protein: MKNPFARKTTPTTESPAADEVPEVLGRGTGLNGADIIELGVSHAACLATNRIMVDGAPIRFALRNPDRVSPHDSGWSFFAGDENDVYMDAVSNHGVYAINTVANYDPVIIRILDEAPGTAWVRNGDILIPEPQGFPEPRD; this comes from the coding sequence GTGAAGAACCCCTTCGCCCGCAAGACGACACCCACCACGGAGTCTCCCGCGGCCGATGAAGTGCCGGAAGTGCTCGGCAGGGGCACCGGCCTCAACGGCGCCGACATCATCGAGCTGGGCGTCTCCCACGCCGCCTGTCTCGCGACGAACCGGATCATGGTCGACGGCGCCCCGATCAGATTCGCCCTACGCAACCCGGATCGCGTCAGCCCGCACGACTCGGGCTGGAGTTTCTTCGCAGGCGACGAGAACGATGTCTACATGGACGCAGTCTCGAATCATGGCGTCTACGCCATCAACACGGTTGCGAACTACGACCCGGTCATCATCCGGATCCTCGACGAAGCTCCCGGTACCGCCTGGGTTCGCAACGGCGACATCCTCATCCCCGAACCCCAAGGGTTCCCGGAGCCGCGTGACTGA
- a CDS encoding ParA family protein → MAITLDRSALQRVVAVINNKGGVGKTTLCANVGGILAAGGWRVLILDLDPQGNLGLDLGYHGTEQDDDGAGLSKALLFGETIAPVKAIRENLDVVPGGRLVNHIARSLGQQMGESGNTSAQTRLALATSLAPIALDYDIILLDCPPNTDVIQTLAVAAARYVLIPTKADTASLQGLTLTAERLEQVTDVNPDVDLLGVVVFGSGASSTNVRRGFADAVVAELGGEAAREMVFQNYIRHAEATAMAAREKRLLVHELDAKVKNAPKWYEALKAGEKVESPGPQSAGSVADSLFAVTQELIARLTQKEEDAAAAAETKADTYV, encoded by the coding sequence ATGGCAATCACACTCGACCGGTCAGCGCTCCAGCGCGTCGTAGCCGTCATCAACAACAAAGGCGGCGTCGGCAAGACCACTCTTTGCGCGAACGTCGGCGGCATCCTCGCCGCAGGCGGCTGGCGGGTTCTCATTCTCGACCTCGATCCGCAGGGGAACCTCGGACTCGACCTCGGCTACCACGGTACCGAGCAGGACGACGATGGCGCCGGCCTGTCCAAAGCGTTGCTGTTCGGTGAGACCATCGCGCCGGTGAAAGCCATCCGCGAGAACCTCGACGTCGTCCCCGGCGGACGCCTCGTAAACCACATCGCACGCAGCCTCGGGCAGCAGATGGGGGAGTCCGGCAACACCAGCGCGCAGACGCGTCTCGCCCTCGCCACCTCACTTGCGCCCATCGCGCTCGACTACGACATCATCCTTCTCGACTGCCCGCCGAACACGGACGTCATCCAGACCCTCGCCGTCGCCGCAGCCAGGTACGTCCTCATTCCCACCAAGGCGGACACCGCCAGCCTCCAAGGGCTCACCTTGACGGCTGAGCGCCTCGAGCAGGTGACCGATGTGAACCCCGACGTCGATTTGCTCGGCGTCGTCGTCTTTGGCTCCGGGGCGAGCTCTACGAATGTGCGCCGCGGCTTCGCAGATGCCGTCGTCGCTGAACTCGGGGGAGAAGCTGCCCGAGAGATGGTCTTCCAGAACTACATCCGCCATGCCGAAGCGACGGCTATGGCGGCACGCGAGAAGCGACTCCTGGTCCACGAGCTCGACGCGAAAGTGAAGAACGCGCCGAAATGGTACGAGGCATTGAAGGCGGGGGAGAAGGTCGAGTCACCCGGGCCACAGTCCGCGGGCTCCGTCGCGGACAGCCTCTTTGCAGTCACCCAGGAGCTCATCGCCAGACTCACACAGAAAGAAGAAGACGCGGCCGCGGCCGCCGAGACGAAGGCTGACACCTATGTCTGA
- a CDS encoding DUF421 domain-containing protein, with amino-acid sequence MWFDSWAQLVRVIVVGAAAYAFLIVSLRLSGKRTLSQMNAFDFIVTVALGSTLATILLSSDVSWTEGAAALLLLSALQFLVAWLSTRFPVVRRAVTSRPVTLVKDGVAREEATRSSRITSSQIDQAIRSGGYGDIALVAAVVLEPNGTLSVIGRDSAGDRSSLPPT; translated from the coding sequence ATGTGGTTTGATTCGTGGGCTCAACTTGTCCGGGTGATTGTCGTCGGCGCCGCCGCCTACGCGTTCCTCATCGTGTCGTTGCGTCTGTCGGGCAAGCGCACATTGAGCCAGATGAACGCGTTCGACTTCATAGTCACCGTCGCCTTGGGCTCCACCCTCGCGACGATTCTTCTGAGCTCGGACGTGTCCTGGACGGAGGGAGCTGCAGCGTTGCTGTTGCTGTCAGCGCTGCAGTTCCTCGTCGCATGGCTCTCAACCCGGTTCCCGGTCGTCCGCCGGGCCGTGACGTCACGCCCCGTCACCCTGGTCAAGGACGGGGTCGCGCGTGAGGAGGCCACGCGGTCGAGCCGGATCACGTCGTCCCAGATTGATCAAGCGATCCGTAGTGGCGGGTATGGCGATATCGCCTTGGTGGCGGCGGTGGTGTTGGAACCCAACGGAACCCTTAGCGTCATCGGCCGCGACTCCGCAGGTGACCGGTCGAGCCTTCCGCCTACCTGA
- a CDS encoding site-specific integrase translates to MTSASVGFRRAALSEGTRRSYESDLRMFCRWLAGYTEKEPIPEDLVDEQLSFPRSATEVGEYLAEKALQRTPEDLPRYSTASIGRWVAAIAWGHHERGFPNPCTARQVTDTLNGIRRSTHRPTKRASPLLVGDLRKVVLGTNVTSFPAGVKGTRDIALLVFGFAGAFRRSELSALLVGDVFLHEEDGLHVRVRSSKTDQEGRGQIKALPYGANSATCPPCAFRRWYRLLEAQEQGRPEVMRALRGQNLAIHVCQDPWTGTLPGRSPLFRSMAKTGTIRATAVQGDAIGRMVTERAHAAGIPARNITGHSLRSGFVTQAIRAGATDHQIMRQTGHKNPATVHVYARENAPLEQNAVTTLGL, encoded by the coding sequence TTGACGTCGGCTTCGGTCGGTTTTCGGCGTGCCGCCTTGTCGGAAGGCACGCGCCGCTCTTATGAGTCAGATCTTCGGATGTTCTGCCGTTGGTTGGCGGGCTACACAGAGAAGGAACCCATCCCCGAGGACCTCGTCGATGAGCAGCTGTCTTTCCCGCGGTCCGCGACGGAAGTGGGGGAGTACCTCGCGGAGAAAGCCCTGCAGCGCACCCCTGAGGATCTGCCGCGGTATTCGACGGCGTCGATCGGCCGGTGGGTCGCCGCGATCGCCTGGGGCCATCACGAGCGGGGGTTCCCGAACCCCTGCACCGCCCGGCAAGTCACCGACACCCTGAATGGGATCCGCCGGAGCACGCATCGGCCCACGAAACGGGCGAGCCCGCTCCTGGTCGGGGATCTTCGCAAGGTGGTCCTTGGAACCAATGTCACGTCGTTTCCCGCCGGGGTGAAGGGAACCCGGGACATCGCCCTTTTGGTGTTCGGGTTTGCCGGAGCGTTCCGCCGATCTGAGCTGTCCGCGCTGCTTGTGGGGGATGTCTTCCTGCATGAGGAGGATGGCCTTCACGTGCGGGTCCGTTCGTCCAAGACGGACCAGGAAGGCCGCGGGCAGATCAAGGCGCTGCCGTACGGGGCGAACTCGGCGACGTGTCCGCCGTGTGCGTTCCGCCGTTGGTACCGGCTCCTCGAGGCGCAGGAGCAGGGCCGTCCCGAGGTGATGCGTGCTCTTCGTGGTCAAAACCTTGCGATCCACGTCTGCCAGGACCCGTGGACCGGGACCCTTCCCGGCAGGAGTCCGTTGTTTCGGTCGATGGCGAAAACTGGCACTATTCGTGCGACGGCGGTGCAGGGGGATGCGATCGGGCGGATGGTCACCGAGCGCGCCCACGCTGCCGGGATTCCCGCCAGGAACATCACCGGGCATTCGCTCAGGTCGGGGTTTGTGACGCAGGCGATCCGGGCTGGGGCGACGGATCACCAGATCATGCGGCAGACCGGGCACAAGAATCCGGCGACGGTGCACGTGTATGCCCGGGAGAACGCACCGCTAGAGCAAAACGCCGTCACCACCCTCGGCCTCTGA
- the fabI gene encoding enoyl-ACP reductase FabI, translating to MGLLEGKTILVSGVFNETSIAYRAAEVAQQQGATVILTAFGRRRRITEAIARRLPTTPPIVEFDATLPEDVGLLHDQVAQHADHLDGVVHCISASFPSVVGDHFASAEWQDVSHSFQVSAYSYQSLVRGVDKLLVDGASVVGCTLDGSVAWPVYGWAGVAKAAYESTNQYLAHHYGQRGIRCNLVASGPIESFTMKAIEGIDEVDGMWESRAPLHWDSTNSRPVARSIVALLSDWLPATTGSVIYADGGFHAVAY from the coding sequence ATGGGGCTCCTCGAAGGAAAGACGATCCTCGTCTCAGGGGTCTTCAACGAGACGTCGATTGCCTACCGTGCTGCCGAGGTCGCCCAGCAGCAAGGGGCGACGGTCATCCTGACGGCCTTCGGCCGGCGACGCCGCATCACGGAGGCGATCGCACGTCGCCTCCCAACGACGCCACCAATTGTTGAGTTCGACGCCACCCTTCCGGAGGACGTGGGGCTGCTCCATGACCAGGTCGCCCAGCACGCGGACCACCTCGACGGCGTCGTCCACTGCATTTCCGCGAGCTTCCCGTCCGTCGTCGGAGACCACTTCGCGAGTGCGGAGTGGCAGGACGTCTCACACTCTTTTCAGGTGTCCGCGTACTCCTACCAATCTCTCGTGCGCGGAGTCGACAAGCTCCTCGTCGACGGCGCAAGCGTCGTGGGATGCACGCTGGACGGTTCCGTGGCCTGGCCTGTGTATGGCTGGGCCGGCGTGGCCAAAGCCGCCTATGAGTCCACGAATCAATATTTAGCCCACCACTACGGCCAACGAGGCATCCGCTGCAACCTCGTGGCGTCAGGACCCATTGAATCCTTCACGATGAAAGCGATCGAAGGCATCGATGAAGTCGACGGCATGTGGGAGAGCCGAGCGCCACTGCATTGGGACAGCACCAACAGCCGCCCGGTAGCCCGGTCGATCGTGGCGCTGCTGTCCGACTGGCTGCCGGCAACCACAGGATCCGTCATCTACGCAGACGGAGGATTCCATGCCGTCGCCTATTGA
- the ctaD gene encoding cytochrome c oxidase subunit I: MTTHAPQTRSDVPAERRDFVTTRVGRKGNRIVSWATSTDHKVIGNMHLITSFSYFLIAGVLALVIRAQLFEPGRSVVASKEQYNELFTMHGTIMLLLFATPLFSGFANALMPLQIGAPDVAFPRLNAFAFWLYFFGAIVVVSGFFTAQGAASFGWFAYAPLSDTTFTPGLGGNLWVFGLALTGFSTILGAVNFITTIITMRAPGMTMFRMSQFTWTTLVTSILIIMAFPVLAAALFGLGFDRVFNANVFNPANGGAILWQHLFWFFGHPEVYIIALPFFGIISETIPIFSRKPIFGYKTLVYATIAIAALSVTVWAHHMYVTGSVLLPFFSLMTMLIAVPTGVKIFNWVGTMWGGSITFETPMLWAIGFLITFTFGGLTGVILSSPPLDFHVSDSYFVVAHFHYVVFGTVVFAMFAGFYLWWPKWTGRMLNERLGKIHFWLLFIGFHMTFLIQHWLGVLGMPRRYATYQPSDGFTWLNQLSTTGAMLLGVSMLPFLYNIYMTARNSPKVEVNDPWGYGRSLEWATSCPPPRHNFTSIPRIRSESPAFDLNHPEAGIAHGVGPLKDASDSDVHDLSDGKIK, encoded by the coding sequence ATGACGACCCATGCCCCTCAAACCCGATCCGACGTGCCGGCCGAGAGACGCGACTTCGTCACCACCCGTGTTGGGCGCAAAGGCAATCGCATCGTGTCGTGGGCGACGTCGACCGATCACAAGGTGATCGGGAACATGCACCTGATCACCTCGTTCAGCTACTTCCTCATCGCCGGCGTCCTCGCCCTGGTGATCCGAGCGCAGCTGTTCGAGCCGGGACGGTCGGTCGTGGCATCGAAAGAGCAGTACAACGAGCTGTTCACCATGCACGGCACGATCATGCTGCTCCTGTTCGCCACCCCCCTCTTTTCTGGGTTTGCGAACGCCCTCATGCCACTTCAGATCGGGGCACCCGATGTCGCGTTCCCAAGGCTGAACGCGTTCGCTTTCTGGTTGTACTTCTTCGGCGCGATCGTCGTCGTCTCCGGGTTCTTTACCGCCCAGGGGGCAGCGTCATTCGGGTGGTTCGCCTACGCACCCCTGTCCGACACCACCTTCACCCCAGGCCTCGGCGGAAACCTCTGGGTATTCGGCCTCGCCCTCACCGGGTTCTCCACGATCCTCGGCGCGGTGAATTTCATCACCACCATCATCACCATGCGCGCGCCCGGGATGACGATGTTCCGCATGTCCCAATTCACCTGGACCACCCTGGTCACGTCGATCCTGATCATCATGGCGTTCCCCGTCCTCGCCGCCGCCCTGTTCGGGCTGGGCTTCGACCGGGTGTTCAACGCGAACGTCTTCAACCCCGCCAACGGTGGCGCGATCTTGTGGCAGCACCTGTTCTGGTTCTTCGGCCACCCCGAGGTGTACATCATCGCGTTGCCGTTCTTCGGCATCATCTCCGAGACCATCCCGATCTTCAGCCGCAAACCCATCTTCGGGTACAAGACCCTCGTCTACGCAACCATCGCGATCGCCGCACTCTCGGTGACGGTGTGGGCGCACCACATGTACGTCACCGGGTCGGTGCTGCTGCCGTTCTTCTCGCTGATGACGATGCTGATCGCCGTGCCGACGGGGGTGAAGATCTTCAACTGGGTCGGCACCATGTGGGGAGGGTCGATCACTTTCGAAACCCCCATGCTCTGGGCCATTGGGTTCCTGATCACGTTCACTTTCGGCGGCCTGACCGGTGTGATCTTGTCTTCCCCGCCGCTGGATTTCCACGTGTCGGATTCGTACTTCGTGGTGGCGCACTTCCACTACGTCGTCTTCGGCACCGTCGTGTTCGCGATGTTCGCCGGCTTCTACCTCTGGTGGCCGAAGTGGACCGGCCGGATGCTCAACGAACGTCTTGGGAAGATCCACTTCTGGTTACTGTTCATCGGTTTCCACATGACGTTCCTGATCCAGCACTGGCTCGGAGTTCTCGGCATGCCCCGCCGCTACGCCACCTACCAGCCCTCGGACGGGTTCACCTGGCTGAACCAGCTCTCCACCACCGGAGCCATGCTCCTCGGGGTGTCCATGCTCCCTTTCCTCTACAACATCTACATGACCGCCAGGAACTCACCCAAAGTCGAAGTCAACGACCCCTGGGGGTACGGGCGCTCCCTCGAGTGGGCGACGTCGTGCCCGCCACCGCGGCATAACTTCACGTCCATTCCCCGCATCCGATCCGAGTCCCCCGCGTTCGATCTGAACCACCCCGAAGCAGGCATCGCCCACGGGGTGGGCCCACTGAAGGACGCATCTGACTCCGACGTCCACGACCTCTCCGACGGGAAAATCAAATAG
- a CDS encoding replication protein RepA yields the protein MTSDAAADTGDKWHEDGDEPNAVSSLGEAAPRIEPVIPAGFFNGLEMTKDQVRLIDYRSSLERNGGQPDEIAFSARVWAQVSLPYKDPGEVPFWVRRNGNITLRVQPAAVTDRAGNDTAAYPFGIFPRHIMTWMATEAVRTRKPTLELGDDMQEFMEKLQIKAGGNSRKLLANQMERVFGSRLSVEGLVVGADGTGYGHSKEYFPIADSTQLWFNEKDELRQPGQPGLFTSKVTLSDRFYESIIERPVPVDPGALQALGAKPLTFDIYVWIGYRLYGIEYPTKMAWAELHKQFGSQTKRLRDFRAAFAGAIRDIAIIMPGLRYELEPDYFVLYPSPTPIEQTAKRRIVRTPRSSGAPRNLRAVEPPEADAGDE from the coding sequence ATGACGAGCGACGCAGCTGCCGACACCGGCGACAAGTGGCATGAGGACGGCGACGAGCCGAATGCGGTCAGCTCCCTGGGTGAAGCCGCACCGCGCATCGAACCGGTGATTCCCGCAGGCTTCTTCAACGGTCTCGAGATGACGAAGGATCAGGTCCGGCTGATCGATTATCGGAGCTCTCTCGAACGTAACGGGGGCCAGCCGGACGAAATTGCGTTCTCCGCCCGCGTGTGGGCGCAGGTGTCCCTGCCATACAAGGATCCAGGGGAGGTGCCGTTCTGGGTCCGTCGGAACGGGAACATCACCCTGCGCGTCCAGCCGGCCGCCGTCACAGACCGTGCCGGCAACGACACTGCCGCGTACCCGTTCGGAATCTTCCCGCGTCACATCATGACCTGGATGGCAACGGAAGCGGTTCGCACCAGGAAACCGACCCTCGAGCTCGGCGACGACATGCAGGAATTCATGGAGAAGCTGCAGATCAAGGCTGGCGGGAACAGCCGGAAGTTGCTGGCGAACCAGATGGAGCGCGTCTTTGGTTCCCGCCTCAGTGTCGAGGGTCTCGTCGTCGGCGCTGACGGAACAGGGTATGGCCACTCGAAGGAGTACTTCCCGATTGCCGACAGCACACAGCTGTGGTTCAACGAGAAGGACGAGTTACGTCAGCCCGGACAACCGGGACTGTTCACCTCGAAGGTCACCCTCTCGGACAGGTTCTACGAGTCCATTATCGAACGTCCGGTACCAGTGGACCCCGGCGCGTTGCAGGCGCTTGGTGCCAAGCCTCTGACGTTCGACATCTACGTCTGGATTGGGTACCGGCTCTACGGCATCGAGTACCCGACGAAAATGGCGTGGGCTGAGTTGCACAAGCAATTCGGGTCCCAAACGAAACGACTCCGCGATTTTCGCGCAGCCTTTGCAGGCGCCATTCGCGACATCGCCATCATTATGCCGGGTCTGCGCTACGAGCTCGAGCCCGACTACTTCGTCCTATACCCGAGCCCGACTCCGATTGAGCAGACAGCGAAACGCCGCATTGTACGGACGCCGAGGTCGTCTGGGGCTCCAAGGAATCTTCGCGCCGTCGAGCCTCCCGAGGCCGATGCCGGGGACGAGTAG
- a CDS encoding rhodanese-like domain-containing protein — MTEATVDALAAATTPTLIDVREPNEYQDGHIEGAINIPLGDLADGTRDVPNAHPVYVICHSGKRSAQGAQILTDHGLDAVSIRGGMSEWEASGHPTVV, encoded by the coding sequence ATGACAGAAGCGACCGTGGACGCCCTCGCCGCCGCCACAACCCCGACCCTGATCGACGTGCGAGAACCCAACGAATACCAAGACGGTCACATCGAAGGTGCTATCAACATCCCGCTCGGAGACCTGGCCGATGGAACGAGAGACGTCCCTAACGCTCATCCGGTGTACGTCATCTGCCACTCCGGTAAACGCAGCGCACAAGGCGCCCAAATCCTCACCGACCACGGCCTCGACGCAGTCTCCATCCGAGGCGGCATGAGCGAATGGGAAGCATCAGGGCACCCCACCGTGGTTTAA
- a CDS encoding SDR family oxidoreductase — translation MHQRTQPQSVLVVGASRGIGAATAKLFAERGDLVTGTHRGTGVPAGVTGVEADVRDESSIQSAVRTVLDSTGRLDVVVVNAGITRQELLVRMTAESAREVFEVNTIGSMMVVKHAAKLMNRQRSGSIVLVSSESAHTGIPGSSHYTASKAALEGFMRSAMWEYGPRGIRINTVAPGTTETDMIAPLTSENRAKMLAATPLGRFAEPEEIADVIYWTAHSTFLTGAVIPVTGGEGFGA, via the coding sequence ATGCATCAAAGAACACAGCCGCAGTCAGTCCTCGTCGTTGGAGCGTCCCGCGGCATCGGAGCTGCAACCGCCAAGCTCTTCGCGGAACGAGGCGATCTCGTCACCGGCACCCACCGAGGAACCGGAGTGCCGGCCGGCGTCACGGGCGTGGAAGCCGACGTCAGAGACGAATCCAGCATTCAATCCGCCGTGCGGACTGTGCTGGATTCGACAGGTCGGCTCGACGTCGTCGTGGTCAACGCAGGGATCACCCGGCAAGAACTCCTCGTCCGAATGACGGCGGAGAGTGCTCGGGAGGTATTTGAGGTCAACACCATCGGCTCGATGATGGTCGTCAAGCATGCCGCCAAGCTTATGAACCGCCAACGATCGGGTTCCATCGTTCTGGTCTCCTCGGAAAGCGCCCACACGGGAATCCCAGGCAGCAGTCACTACACCGCATCCAAGGCCGCGCTAGAGGGCTTCATGCGTTCGGCCATGTGGGAATACGGACCACGCGGCATCCGAATCAACACGGTGGCGCCCGGAACAACCGAAACCGACATGATCGCCCCACTCACCTCAGAGAACCGGGCGAAGATGCTCGCCGCAACACCCCTGGGTCGTTTCGCGGAACCAGAAGAAATCGCAGACGTCATCTACTGGACCGCACACAGCACCTTCCTCACTGGGGCCGTAATCCCCGTAACTGGTGGCGAGGGATTCGGCGCCTGA
- a CDS encoding DUF4396 domain-containing protein, which yields MTLGPEGFPLWLTLLASVSLLVGIGCAAWVVIDVVRRPQKMGVMNVVWPATMLFGSVAWLTFYRRTGRAPLKGYDDHSPEHGMPVAVATGTSHCGAGCAIGDLVGEFSLIAIPGLGALLGLGSLYQDEIFAGWIADFVLAFAIGIVFQYFAIAPMRGLTLRQGLLAALKADTLSISSWQVGMYGFMALAQFLILPALFGGRAAVLSPEFWFVMQIAMIIGFATAYPVNWALIHTGIKEKM from the coding sequence ATGACCCTCGGCCCGGAAGGCTTTCCCCTCTGGCTGACCCTCCTCGCATCCGTTTCTCTCTTGGTCGGAATCGGATGCGCTGCCTGGGTCGTTATCGACGTGGTCCGTCGTCCGCAGAAGATGGGGGTGATGAATGTGGTGTGGCCGGCCACGATGCTGTTCGGCAGTGTGGCCTGGCTGACCTTTTACCGCCGCACCGGCCGCGCACCCCTCAAAGGCTACGATGACCACTCACCGGAACACGGCATGCCTGTCGCCGTCGCGACCGGGACCAGCCACTGCGGTGCCGGCTGCGCCATCGGGGACCTCGTCGGCGAGTTCTCCCTGATCGCCATCCCCGGGCTCGGCGCCCTCCTGGGTCTCGGGTCGCTGTATCAGGATGAGATCTTCGCCGGGTGGATCGCCGACTTCGTCCTCGCGTTCGCGATAGGCATCGTGTTCCAGTACTTCGCCATCGCCCCCATGCGCGGCCTCACCCTCCGCCAAGGACTCCTCGCCGCCCTGAAAGCCGACACCTTGTCGATCTCGTCCTGGCAGGTCGGCATGTACGGATTCATGGCCCTGGCGCAATTCCTAATCCTCCCCGCCCTGTTCGGTGGGAGAGCGGCGGTTCTCAGCCCGGAGTTCTGGTTTGTGATGCAGATCGCGATGATCATCGGATTCGCGACCGCGTACCCGGTGAACTGGGCCCTCATCCACACCGGCATCAAAGAAAAGATGTGA